A single genomic interval of Macaca nemestrina isolate mMacNem1 chromosome 14, mMacNem.hap1, whole genome shotgun sequence harbors:
- the LOC139358278 gene encoding uncharacterized protein, with amino-acid sequence WLSCGSGAVGFRGSGWTLASLPLAATLGLGHRSCGWNHCPATLRGSPCSESYRVATEEGLGSSCPWLGWALAPVLQAPLTFCEPRFLKVTFGAGRSGCRPSWLLCLDFAFMKAGEGGLAAGRRTCGAGPLPPEDPRVVTRAFSSMLPPLWDRRPAGAQLLLPLPLPPEPPTFFPPFLSPSSLPLQPSPPSTLQLWGLCVTPPQPEGTWLSGSHL; translated from the coding sequence TGGCTGTCGTGTGGGTCAGGTGCGGTGGGTTTCAGGGGCAGTGGTTGGACTCTGGCTTCTCTGCCACTTGCAGCAACGCTGGGCCTCGGTCACCGCAGCTGTGGGTGGAATCACTGTCCCGCCACCCTCCGAGGATCACCGTGCAGTGAAAGCTACCGCGTGGCGACGGAGGAAGGCTTGGGCTCCTCCTGTCCTTGGCTGGGCTGGGCGCTCGCCCCTGTTCTGCAGGCGCCGTTGACTTTCTGCGAACCCCGTTTCTTGAAGGTGACCTTTGGAGCTGGCCGGAGTGGGTGTCGGCCCTCTTGGCTCCTTTGTCTAGATTTTGCTTTTATGAAGGCCGGGGAGGGAGGGCTCGCCGCTGGTAGGAGGACGTGCGGGGCAGGTCCTTTGCCGCCTGAGGACCCCAGAGTTGTCACTAGGGCCTTCTCCTCCATGCTGCCCCCACTGTGGGACCGAAGACCAGCTGGGGCCCAGCTGCTGTTGCCTCTGCCCCTGCCACCCGAGCCTCCtaccttctttcctcccttcctttctccttcttcccttcctcttcagccctctccaccctccaccctgcaGCTGTGGGGCCTTTGTGTGACCCCTCCACAACCTGAAGGGACATGGCTGTCAGGCTCCCACCTTTAG